In a genomic window of Virgibacillus sp. SK37:
- a CDS encoding M20 family metallopeptidase, giving the protein MKSQLKKELNNIIGELCNMSDHLYENPEIGDQEYNSMMLLTQYLEQHNFHIEENIVDRKTAFKAEFNSGKPGPVIAYLAEYDALPEVGHGCGHNLIGTMSVGAGIILSKLLNDIGGSIVVLGTPAEETNGAKVPMSEKGIFDSIDVAMMVHPSDQSYESGDSLAMDAIQFTYKGKTSHAAASPEKGINALDSVIQLFNGINALREHLPDDVRIHGIISEGGLAANVVPDKAVAQFYVRSKERSCLNEVVEKVINIANGAALMTGAKLNVSNYELSYDNMKTNQALSNTFTANLKNISEQPIQSAKMSYGSIDMGNVSQVVPAIHPYISLNKPGLVGHTVEFADQTITADGHQTLAEGVLALAETGYDVLTDPSLFKEIQQEFNKLHQLV; this is encoded by the coding sequence ATGAAGAGCCAGTTAAAGAAGGAATTGAACAATATTATAGGTGAATTATGTAACATGAGTGATCATCTCTATGAAAACCCTGAGATCGGTGATCAGGAATATAATTCTATGATGCTTTTAACGCAATATCTTGAACAACATAACTTTCATATTGAAGAAAATATTGTAGATAGAAAGACCGCATTTAAAGCTGAATTTAACAGTGGTAAACCCGGTCCTGTCATTGCATATTTAGCTGAATATGATGCACTACCTGAAGTGGGACATGGATGTGGTCATAATCTAATAGGGACGATGAGTGTAGGCGCAGGTATTATCTTAAGTAAACTATTAAATGACATAGGAGGTAGTATTGTAGTATTAGGTACACCTGCAGAGGAAACGAACGGAGCTAAAGTGCCGATGAGCGAAAAAGGGATTTTTGACTCCATTGATGTGGCCATGATGGTTCATCCTTCTGACCAATCCTATGAAAGTGGCGACTCGCTGGCAATGGATGCAATACAATTTACCTATAAGGGTAAAACATCTCATGCGGCAGCATCTCCGGAAAAGGGGATTAATGCTTTAGACAGTGTTATTCAATTGTTCAACGGTATTAACGCATTAAGGGAACACTTGCCCGACGATGTACGCATACATGGGATTATCTCTGAGGGCGGACTAGCTGCTAATGTAGTTCCTGACAAAGCGGTAGCACAATTTTATGTGCGTTCTAAGGAACGAAGCTGCTTGAATGAAGTTGTTGAGAAAGTTATTAATATAGCAAATGGTGCAGCATTAATGACAGGGGCTAAACTGAACGTTTCAAATTATGAATTAAGCTATGACAATATGAAAACAAACCAAGCTCTATCAAACACTTTTACAGCTAATTTAAAAAATATAAGTGAGCAGCCAATTCAGTCTGCAAAGATGAGCTATGGTTCGATTGACATGGGAAATGTTAGCCAGGTAGTCCCTGCAATTCATCCATATATTAGTTTAAACAAGCCTGGGTTAGTAGGACATACAGTAGAATTTGCTGATCAAACGATTACAGCAGACGGACATCAAACGTTGGCAGAAGGTGTATTGGCCCTGGCTGAGACAGGTTATGATGTGTTGACAGACCCATCGCTATTTAAGGAAATTCAACAAGAATTTAATAAACTTCATCAACTTGTATAA
- a CDS encoding amino acid ABC transporter permease produces MNLDFSQIVPYIPFMLEGIWVTLKFVSTSIVIGFIIGTLLALCKITKIPVLKVVADIYTSIFRGTPLILQLMIFYFAVPQLTGYDIEPFSSAILAFGLNSAAYVSEIIRAGIMAVDKGQTEAAQALGVPYKSMMANIILPQAIKNILPALMNEFITLTKESAIVSVIGYLDIMRRAQIVGADIYRNFEPLLFAGVIYWLMVYVLTQLGKVVERRMRYSD; encoded by the coding sequence ATGAATTTGGACTTTAGCCAGATCGTGCCTTATATTCCTTTTATGCTAGAGGGAATATGGGTTACGTTAAAATTTGTTAGTACTTCCATTGTGATTGGATTTATTATAGGTACATTATTAGCATTATGCAAGATTACTAAGATACCAGTATTAAAGGTTGTAGCTGATATTTATACATCCATCTTCCGGGGGACACCCTTAATTTTGCAATTAATGATTTTTTACTTTGCTGTACCACAATTGACAGGGTACGATATTGAGCCATTTTCTTCAGCCATTCTGGCATTTGGTCTGAATTCAGCAGCTTATGTGTCAGAAATTATACGGGCAGGTATTATGGCAGTGGATAAAGGTCAAACAGAGGCAGCACAAGCGCTGGGAGTACCATATAAATCAATGATGGCGAATATCATTTTACCACAGGCAATTAAAAATATTTTACCAGCGTTAATGAACGAGTTTATCACATTAACAAAGGAATCTGCCATCGTATCGGTGATAGGCTACCTTGATATCATGCGCCGTGCGCAAATCGTAGGTGCTGACATTTATCGTAATTTTGAGCCTTTGTTGTTTGCGGGGGTTATCTACTGGCTGATGGTCTATGTACTAACACAGCTTGGCAAAGTAGTGGAACGGAGGATGAGATACAGTGATTAA
- the proS gene encoding proline--tRNA ligase, translating to MGKKNKQFVEKVTAMEEDFAQWYTDVVKQAELVEYGQVRGTMIIKPYGYAIWENIKDELDKKFKETGHSNVAFPLFIPEGLLQKEKDHVEGFAPEVAWVTHGGEEELAERIAVRPTSEVLFCDYYSNNIHSYRDLPKLYNQWGNVVRWEKTTRPFLRSSEFHWQEGHTAHATDQDAAEETDRMLGVYADLVEKYLAIPVLKGRKTDKEKFAGAKYTLTIESMMHDGKALQSGTSHHFGSGFAEAFDITYLDENGKSQYVHQTSWGLSTRIMGALIMVHGDNRGLVIPPRIAPVQAMIVPIAQHKEGVLDKAYDLRDQLKDLVRVDIDASDKTPGWKFNETEMKGFPVRIEMGPKDIEKNQVVLVRRDTGEKEFVVLAELQNRLPVLLDEIQQNLFDKAKAHREEKTSVAKNMAEFKVALEENPGFIKAMWCGDTACEEKIKEETTATSRCIPFEQENVSDTCVCCGKEAKELVYWAKAY from the coding sequence TTGGGTAAAAAAAATAAGCAGTTTGTTGAAAAAGTGACAGCAATGGAAGAAGATTTCGCCCAATGGTATACAGATGTAGTGAAACAAGCGGAATTGGTGGAGTATGGCCAAGTTCGTGGAACGATGATTATTAAACCATATGGTTATGCAATTTGGGAAAATATTAAGGATGAATTGGATAAGAAGTTTAAAGAGACAGGTCATTCTAATGTGGCTTTTCCACTATTTATTCCGGAGGGTCTATTACAAAAGGAAAAAGATCATGTTGAAGGATTTGCACCTGAAGTTGCTTGGGTAACACATGGGGGAGAAGAGGAACTGGCAGAAAGAATTGCTGTACGTCCAACCTCAGAAGTTCTATTCTGTGATTATTATTCAAATAATATTCATTCCTATCGTGACCTGCCGAAATTGTATAATCAATGGGGAAATGTAGTACGTTGGGAAAAAACAACTCGTCCATTCCTTCGTTCGTCTGAATTTCATTGGCAGGAAGGTCATACAGCCCATGCTACTGACCAAGATGCTGCAGAAGAAACAGATAGAATGCTTGGTGTTTATGCTGACCTTGTAGAAAAGTACTTGGCGATTCCTGTGTTGAAGGGGCGTAAAACAGATAAGGAAAAATTTGCAGGCGCAAAATATACCTTAACAATCGAAAGCATGATGCATGATGGTAAAGCATTACAATCTGGTACATCTCATCACTTCGGTTCGGGGTTTGCGGAAGCATTTGATATCACGTATCTTGATGAAAATGGAAAAAGTCAATATGTACATCAAACTTCATGGGGGCTTTCTACCCGTATAATGGGCGCATTAATTATGGTGCATGGTGATAACCGTGGTTTAGTTATTCCTCCAAGAATAGCACCAGTCCAGGCCATGATTGTACCAATAGCCCAACATAAAGAAGGTGTATTGGATAAAGCATACGATCTACGTGATCAACTGAAGGATTTGGTACGTGTAGATATAGATGCAAGTGATAAAACTCCTGGATGGAAGTTCAATGAAACAGAAATGAAGGGATTCCCTGTCCGTATTGAAATGGGACCAAAAGATATTGAAAAGAACCAAGTAGTACTTGTACGTAGGGATACAGGAGAAAAAGAATTCGTTGTATTAGCTGAATTACAGAACCGCCTACCTGTATTGCTAGACGAAATTCAGCAAAACTTATTTGATAAAGCAAAAGCACATCGAGAAGAGAAAACCTCTGTTGCAAAAAACATGGCTGAGTTCAAAGTAGCATTGGAAGAAAATCCAGGCTTTATTAAAGCGATGTGGTGTGGTGACACAGCATGTGAGGAAAAGATAAAAGAAGAAACAACCGCTACTTCCCGTTGTATCCCATTCGAACAGGAGAATGTTTCAGATACGTGTGTATGTTGTGGTAAAGAAGCAAAAGAATTAGTATATTGGGCAAAAGCATACTAA
- a CDS encoding amino acid ABC transporter ATP-binding protein has product MIKVDDVSKTFEENTVLKNISTDIKQGEVVAVIGPSGSGKSTFLRCLNLLEQPTSGDICIKDQMITSPKVNKLEIRKNIGMVFQHFHLFPHMTVLENVTYAPKKVKNMKKIEADEIGKSLIAKVGLTDKEVAYPNRLSGGQKQRVAIARALAMEPEIMLFDEPTSALDPEMVKEVLDVMKDLADSGMTMVIVTHEMNFAKEVADRVLFLDNGALVEEGKPEAFFAKPITVRAQNFLEKIL; this is encoded by the coding sequence GTGATTAAGGTAGATGATGTTTCAAAGACATTCGAAGAAAATACGGTATTAAAAAATATATCAACGGATATAAAACAAGGCGAAGTAGTTGCCGTGATTGGGCCTTCCGGATCTGGTAAGTCAACCTTTTTAAGATGTTTAAACCTTTTAGAACAGCCAACATCAGGTGATATTTGTATAAAAGACCAGATGATTACATCACCGAAAGTAAATAAGCTGGAAATCAGAAAAAATATCGGAATGGTATTTCAGCATTTCCATCTGTTTCCTCATATGACGGTATTGGAGAATGTCACGTATGCGCCAAAGAAAGTAAAAAACATGAAAAAAATAGAAGCAGATGAAATCGGAAAAAGCTTAATTGCAAAAGTTGGGTTGACTGATAAAGAGGTCGCTTACCCAAATCGTTTGTCAGGTGGCCAAAAGCAGCGTGTCGCTATTGCAAGGGCATTAGCAATGGAACCGGAAATCATGCTGTTTGATGAACCTACCTCAGCACTGGATCCTGAAATGGTAAAAGAAGTATTGGATGTGATGAAGGACCTTGCAGACAGCGGAATGACGATGGTCATTGTTACACATGAAATGAATTTTGCGAAGGAAGTAGCGGATCGAGTATTATTCCTAGATAATGGGGCACTTGTGGAGGAAGGTAAACCTGAAGCGTTTTTTGCAAAACCAATAACAGTCCGGGCACAAAATTTCCTCGAAAAAATATTATAA
- a CDS encoding MoxR family ATPase has product MEALHKIRKAKEALNNVILGQEEAVDLVFITLLSGGHILLESVPGSGKTKLANALAKLIKGNFRRIQFTPDVLPSDVTGIQFFNPKTQEFEMRIGPVDTNILLADEINRATPRTQSSLLEVMEEKQTTIDGETIQLTPPFFVIASQNPIESNQGTFPLPEAQLDRFMIMVKMDYPSYDHEKQILKDQRLADPINDLDPLVTKEDIIALQEEVRKIEITDLVMDYLLELVRKTREHEDIEIGVSSRAALALMRASQSKALLEGREYVTPQDIKLIAPHLFEHRINLSMEGSLRYNKEDIIQQLIESVPVPVEMGQMK; this is encoded by the coding sequence TTGGAAGCATTGCATAAAATAAGAAAAGCAAAAGAAGCATTAAACAACGTGATTTTAGGACAGGAAGAGGCTGTAGATTTAGTATTTATTACACTACTTAGTGGTGGTCATATTTTGTTAGAGAGCGTACCAGGGTCCGGAAAAACAAAGCTTGCAAATGCTTTAGCGAAGTTAATTAAGGGTAACTTCAGACGTATACAGTTTACACCAGATGTTCTTCCAAGCGATGTCACTGGCATTCAATTTTTCAATCCAAAAACCCAGGAGTTTGAAATGCGAATTGGCCCTGTTGACACAAATATTTTATTGGCAGATGAGATAAACCGCGCTACCCCTCGAACTCAGTCTAGTCTTTTAGAGGTAATGGAAGAGAAGCAGACAACGATTGATGGCGAAACAATTCAACTAACCCCGCCCTTTTTCGTTATTGCCAGTCAGAATCCAATTGAATCAAACCAAGGAACCTTCCCGCTACCAGAAGCTCAATTAGATCGCTTTATGATAATGGTTAAAATGGATTACCCTTCCTATGACCATGAGAAACAGATACTAAAAGATCAGCGTTTAGCTGATCCGATAAACGACCTCGATCCTCTCGTAACGAAGGAAGACATTATTGCATTACAAGAAGAAGTCCGTAAAATAGAAATAACAGATTTAGTTATGGATTACCTATTGGAGCTTGTGAGGAAAACCCGGGAACATGAGGACATTGAAATTGGGGTTAGTTCCAGAGCCGCCTTAGCCTTAATGCGTGCTTCCCAAAGCAAGGCACTATTGGAAGGAAGGGAATATGTCACCCCTCAAGACATCAAACTAATTGCCCCTCATTTATTTGAACATCGAATTAATCTTAGTATGGAAGGTTCTCTTCGTTATAATAAGGAGGACATTATCCAACAACTAATTGAATCAGTCCCTGTCCCAGTAGAAATGGGACAAATGAAATAA
- a CDS encoding glutathione peroxidase translates to MNVYDFSAKTLLGEEKSLSDYKGKVLLIVNTASECGFTPQFEGLQQLYDKYKEQGLEILGFPCNQFNNQDPGSNEQISEFCQRNYGVTFQMFSKVDVKGEHAHPLFSYLTEEAKGMLTKQIKWNFTKFLIDRNGNVIKRFAPQTKPESLEQDIEEIL, encoded by the coding sequence ATGAATGTTTATGACTTTTCAGCTAAGACCTTGCTAGGTGAAGAAAAATCCCTGTCAGATTATAAGGGAAAAGTACTTTTGATTGTCAATACAGCAAGTGAATGTGGCTTTACGCCCCAATTTGAAGGGTTGCAGCAGTTATATGATAAATACAAAGAACAAGGTTTAGAAATACTGGGTTTTCCTTGTAATCAATTTAATAATCAGGATCCTGGTTCAAATGAACAGATTTCGGAATTTTGTCAGCGGAACTATGGAGTCACCTTTCAAATGTTTAGTAAAGTTGATGTAAAAGGAGAGCATGCCCATCCTTTATTTTCATACTTAACTGAGGAAGCCAAAGGTATGTTGACAAAGCAAATTAAATGGAACTTCACAAAGTTTCTTATTGATAGAAATGGAAATGTCATTAAACGATTTGCACCTCAAACCAAGCCAGAAAGCTTGGAACAGGATATTGAAGAAATACTATAA
- a CDS encoding membrane protein, protein MGKILKIGSAFIGIIVGAGFASGQEVLQYFTSFGLIGTLGAIVATALFAYLGMTLTRLGSRLRTTSHKDAIYEVSFHPWLALIVDYIIIFTLFGVGVVMVAGAGSIFDQQFGLPAFIGTLLITILVLLTAMLNVDRVVNVIGSITPFLIISVIIVSVYSLLTMDSTFAELNPIAKEQTSTLPNWFIAGVNYVSFNIAVGASMSLVMGGAEKDERAAKLGGLVGGLGLGLLIVLSHLAIFSKVNVVAEYDMPMLQIVNELSPFLGTFYSLILFGMIFNTGISMFFAFGARFTEIGTSKFKLFITITLIIGFIASFAGFTDLVAFFYPLIGYLGLFLILALVTASFKMPKGKKTRLTDHE, encoded by the coding sequence ATGGGAAAAATATTAAAAATTGGTAGCGCTTTTATTGGAATAATCGTCGGGGCTGGCTTCGCTTCTGGGCAGGAGGTTTTGCAGTACTTTACGAGCTTCGGTTTAATTGGAACCCTAGGAGCCATTGTTGCTACCGCATTATTTGCCTATCTTGGTATGACACTCACTAGGTTAGGAAGCCGATTAAGAACAACTTCCCATAAAGATGCGATTTATGAGGTCAGTTTTCATCCATGGTTAGCATTGATTGTTGACTATATTATTATTTTCACCTTATTTGGAGTGGGAGTTGTGATGGTTGCTGGCGCTGGTTCCATTTTTGACCAACAGTTTGGTTTACCTGCATTTATAGGTACCTTACTAATAACTATTTTAGTTTTATTAACGGCGATGTTAAACGTAGATCGGGTAGTCAATGTTATTGGAAGTATTACACCTTTTTTAATTATCAGTGTTATCATCGTCTCTGTTTATAGTCTTCTTACAATGGATTCCACCTTTGCTGAATTAAATCCGATTGCAAAGGAACAGACTTCAACCTTGCCAAATTGGTTTATTGCCGGCGTCAACTATGTATCCTTTAATATTGCAGTTGGTGCATCTATGTCTCTTGTTATGGGCGGTGCAGAAAAAGATGAACGAGCTGCCAAACTTGGTGGATTAGTTGGTGGCCTGGGTCTGGGACTTCTTATTGTGCTAAGTCATCTCGCCATCTTTTCAAAGGTCAATGTTGTTGCAGAGTATGACATGCCAATGCTACAAATCGTTAATGAACTATCACCTTTTCTCGGTACTTTTTATTCATTGATTTTATTCGGAATGATTTTTAATACTGGGATTAGTATGTTTTTTGCATTTGGAGCGAGATTCACAGAAATTGGTACAAGCAAATTTAAGTTATTTATCACAATAACATTGATCATTGGCTTTATTGCCAGCTTTGCCGGTTTTACAGATCTTGTTGCCTTCTTCTATCCGTTAATTGGTTATTTGGGTTTATTCTTAATTTTGGCGCTCGTCACCGCCTCCTTTAAGATGCCGAAAGGGAAAAAGACCAGGCTAACTGATCATGAATAG
- a CDS encoding ABC transporter substrate-binding protein produces the protein MKKIIGTLTLLVLVITLLAACGKGEANSEGKNQDTEDKKILKMATSADFPPFESRDTAGNFEGFDIDLANMVAEELGYELEIEDMKFDGLIGALQSGRVDMVMAGMSATEKRRKNVDFSTEYNRSGEMFIFKPANAFKDLDSLKGKTIGVQLGTIQEEGADALNEEYGFTVKKVDDAGTMIQELNSNRIDVAYMDKSVAKGYIKEQDLQGFDDPTTSSPGMGIAFPKDSDLVEDVNNALKKFEENGKLQKLKDKWLNEQ, from the coding sequence TTGAAAAAAATAATCGGCACACTCACTTTATTAGTCTTAGTTATTACTTTATTGGCAGCATGTGGGAAAGGTGAAGCAAATTCAGAAGGAAAAAATCAAGATACAGAAGATAAAAAAATACTAAAGATGGCAACTTCAGCTGATTTTCCTCCATTTGAGTCACGCGATACAGCAGGCAATTTCGAAGGCTTTGATATTGACTTAGCCAATATGGTAGCAGAGGAATTAGGTTATGAGCTGGAGATTGAAGACATGAAATTTGATGGATTAATCGGTGCTTTACAGTCTGGAAGAGTCGACATGGTTATGGCTGGAATGAGTGCAACAGAAAAGCGAAGAAAGAATGTTGATTTCTCTACGGAATACAACCGTTCAGGTGAAATGTTTATTTTTAAACCAGCAAACGCTTTTAAAGATCTTGATAGTTTGAAAGGGAAAACAATAGGAGTGCAGCTTGGTACCATACAGGAAGAAGGCGCTGATGCCTTGAATGAAGAATATGGCTTTACAGTTAAGAAAGTAGATGATGCTGGAACAATGATCCAGGAGCTTAACTCAAATCGTATTGATGTAGCATATATGGATAAATCTGTTGCCAAAGGATATATCAAGGAGCAGGATTTGCAAGGCTTTGATGATCCAACAACGAGTTCTCCTGGAATGGGCATTGCATTTCCAAAAGATAGTGACCTTGTGGAAGATGTGAACAATGCGTTAAAAAAGTTTGAAGAAAACGGAAAACTGCAAAAGCTGAAAGATAAATGGCTGAATGAACAATAA